The genomic DNA CGTTCTATACAACAAAGCAGCCCGGTGACGGTGTCGGGCTGGGGCTTGCGATCTCTTCGGGGATCGTGGCTGACCTGGGTGGGCGGTTGACCGCACGCAACGGTCAGGCCGGTGGCGCGGTATTTGAAATGCAGTTGCCCATCTATGAGGGTGACAAGGAAGTGGAAGCGGCGGAGTAGAGATATGGCGCAAGCTATGAAAATCGCGATCGTGGACGACGAACAGGACATGCGGCAATCGATCAGCCAGTGGCTGGCGCTGTCTGGCTATGACACGGAGACCTTTGGCAGTGCGGAAGACGCGCTCAAGGTGCTGGGCCCCGAATATCCGGGAATTGTCATTTCGGATATCAAGATGCCCGGCATGGACGGCATGCAATTTCTGAAAAAATTGATGGGTAGTGACAGCGCATTGCCGGTAATCATGATCACCGGTCACGGTGACGTGCCGATGGCCGTGGAAGCGATGCGCGTGGGTGCGTTCGACTTTCTGGAAAAACCCTTCAATCCGGACCGGATGTCAGAACTGGCCAAGAAGGCAACCGCGACGCGCCGGTTGGTGATGGACAATCGCGTTTTGCGCCGCGAGCTGTCGGATGGCGGCCAGCTGATGAAAAAGCTGATCGGTCAGTCCCCCGTGATGGAGCGGTTGCGCGAGGATATTCTCGATCTGGGTCAGGCCGATGGGCATGTGCTGATCGACGGTGAAACCGGCACCGGCAAAACGCTCGTGGCGCATGCGTTGCACGCAGCCGGCGGGCGCGCTGGCAAGAAGTTCGTTCTGATCAGCTGCTCTGCCTTCGAGGAAGACGCGCTGAGCAAGCGGCTTTTCGGCCCCATGAATCCCGAGGACGCGCAATTGCCCGCGATCGAGGAAGCCCGCGGCGGCACGCTTGTTCTGGAAGATATCGAAACCCTGTCGGAAACTCTGCAGGCCCGATTGCTTTCGGCAATAAACGAGCAAGGTACGCCCGCCGAAACCCGTATCGTCGCCATCTCGAACCTGCAGGAAGCGGGACGGACATCCGAGGATGCCTTGCGCTCCGATCTGTTCTATCGGCTGGCCGCCTTGCGCATCACCGTGCCACCGCTGCGCCAGCGCGGAGAGGATATCCTGACGTTGTTTACCCGTCTGTCCGAGCAGTTCTCGGATGAATACGGCTGTGATGCACCCCAAGTGTCTGCGCAGGAAGCGGCACAACTGCTTCAGGCACCGTGGCCCGGCAACGTGCGCCAGTTGATTAACGTGGCCGAACGCGCGGTGCTGCAATCGCGGCGCGGCTCCGGCACGATTGCGTCCTTGCTGATGTCGGATCACGAGGAAATGCAACCCGTGATGACCACCGAAGGCAAACCGCTGAAGGAATATGTCGAAGCATTTGAACGGATGCTGATCGATAACACGATGCGTCGCCACAAAGGGTCGATCGCCAGCGTGATGGATGAGCTGTGCCTGCCACGCCGGACATTGAACGAAAAAATGGCGAAATACGGCTTGCAGCGGTCCGATTATCTGTAGGAACTACATACCAACATGAAAAAGGCCAGCGGCGGTTTTCCGGCGCTGGCCTTTTTCTATTCGCTTATGTGTCGTGATCAACCCGCGCCGAGCCTGTACAGCTGGGTCGCCTTGCCGTCGTCGTCCGTGCGGCACATCCAGCGATCACCGGTCGAGGGCACGTCAATGATGTACTGGTTGATTTCGACCACCGGCAACGTCGTATTGAGCACGGCTGCGCGGTCACCTGTCTGGTCTGCAACGGCGTTCGTGCAGGTGCGGTTGGCGCGGGCGTCGCGGCGGACGTCGGGATCGCTGTCGAATTCGGCGGGGTCGCAGGCGGCAAGTGCCAGCGCAGCGGTGCAAAGAAGGGTGGCGGGGCGCAAGATGTTCAGCATGGTGTCTCCTAGGTGCGGCAGTCGGCCCGCAGCGGCCGTGTGTTCGGCGCGACCGTAGTGCGAATTTCTGAACACGGCAACCGCCCGCTGGTCCGGCTTGTCCGCCGTCCGGGGCGCAGATTGGTGTTTGAGGGGAAAATGCAACCGATGGAAGAGATTGCCCATTGTCATTGGCCGCCCGCTGGCCTTATCTAAGGGGATGGACAGTGGTGCCCATAGACGTGGCGCCATTTCCATGACGAGTTTCGCTGCCGCGCCCGAGGCCAAGAACCTTGGTGCATGGCAGACCGATTGGGCCGGAAACGGCCAACGAACCGCTGATGGCTGTCGAGGGCAGGGCCCGAGACGACACAGTATAAATGGATGTGTTGATCGCCGGGCACTGCCCAGATCGCGGCGACACGTCGGAGAAGAACCGCGATGACGCGCGCAGAGGCAACTAGCAGCTTACCACACGCCCCCTTGGGGCGCGGTGCTGCGCCGTTTCCCATCGCCCTGACAAGACATAAGCCGCTCCAGTCGGGACCCCCGAGGTCACCGGCCCAGCTGCGGTTGTGCACAAGAGACCTATGCCAAAGAAAATGCTTATCGATGCCACCCACGCGGAAGAAACCCGCGTCGTGGTGGTGGACGGAAACAAGGTAGAAGAGTTCGACTTTGAATCCGAAAACAAACGGCAGCTTGCCGGAAATA from Sulfitobacter sp. S190 includes the following:
- a CDS encoding sigma-54 dependent transcriptional regulator, which gives rise to MAQAMKIAIVDDEQDMRQSISQWLALSGYDTETFGSAEDALKVLGPEYPGIVISDIKMPGMDGMQFLKKLMGSDSALPVIMITGHGDVPMAVEAMRVGAFDFLEKPFNPDRMSELAKKATATRRLVMDNRVLRRELSDGGQLMKKLIGQSPVMERLREDILDLGQADGHVLIDGETGTGKTLVAHALHAAGGRAGKKFVLISCSAFEEDALSKRLFGPMNPEDAQLPAIEEARGGTLVLEDIETLSETLQARLLSAINEQGTPAETRIVAISNLQEAGRTSEDALRSDLFYRLAALRITVPPLRQRGEDILTLFTRLSEQFSDEYGCDAPQVSAQEAAQLLQAPWPGNVRQLINVAERAVLQSRRGSGTIASLLMSDHEEMQPVMTTEGKPLKEYVEAFERMLIDNTMRRHKGSIASVMDELCLPRRTLNEKMAKYGLQRSDYL